A stretch of Peteryoungia algae DNA encodes these proteins:
- a CDS encoding FAD-binding oxidoreductase: MARKDVIDGKRNEDGIALVLPMLKQRFGERFQIGESFREQHSHTTTYLPSQRPDGVVFVEAAAEVQEIVRVCAAHRVPIIPFGTGSSLEGQVNAPSGGISVDFTRMNRILSVNAEDLDCTVEPGVTREDLNTYLRDTGLFFPIDPGANASIGGMTATRASGTNAVRYGTMKDNVLALTVVTANGEEIRTARRARKSSAGYDLTRLFVGSEGTLGIITSITLRLQGIPAKISGGVCAFPTLEDACNAVIMTIQLGIPVARIELLDEMQIRACNAYSKLSYAERPTLFVEFHGTEETVALQAAQFREIAADFGGDEFAYTANAEERSQLWKARHNAYWASRALAPELAALSTDVCVPISRLAECVAATQADIREQGFLAPIVGHAGDGNFHVLLLFNDKDAADVEKAEAFLERLNGRALALDGTCTGEHGIGQGKIGYLEQELGSALPAMRAIKASLDPDNIFNPGKIFRQ; this comes from the coding sequence ATGGCCCGCAAGGATGTAATCGACGGCAAGCGCAACGAAGACGGCATCGCGCTGGTCTTGCCCATGCTGAAACAGCGTTTCGGCGAACGTTTCCAGATCGGCGAGAGCTTTCGGGAGCAGCACAGCCACACGACCACCTATCTGCCGTCGCAGCGTCCCGACGGTGTGGTGTTCGTCGAGGCTGCGGCCGAAGTGCAGGAGATCGTGCGTGTTTGCGCTGCCCACCGTGTGCCGATCATTCCTTTCGGCACCGGTTCGTCGCTGGAGGGGCAGGTCAACGCCCCCAGTGGCGGGATTTCCGTGGACTTTACCCGGATGAACAGGATCCTCTCGGTCAATGCCGAGGATCTCGACTGCACGGTCGAGCCGGGCGTAACCCGCGAGGACCTCAACACCTATCTGCGTGACACCGGCCTTTTCTTCCCCATCGATCCCGGTGCCAATGCCTCGATCGGCGGCATGACGGCGACGCGTGCTTCCGGCACCAATGCCGTGCGCTACGGCACGATGAAGGACAATGTCCTGGCGCTCACCGTCGTCACCGCCAACGGTGAAGAGATCCGCACGGCCCGGCGGGCCCGCAAATCCTCGGCCGGCTACGACCTGACGCGTCTCTTTGTCGGTTCGGAGGGCACGCTCGGCATTATCACCTCTATCACGCTGCGTCTGCAGGGCATTCCGGCCAAGATCAGTGGCGGCGTCTGCGCCTTCCCCACGCTTGAAGACGCCTGCAACGCGGTGATCATGACCATCCAGTTGGGCATTCCGGTTGCGCGAATCGAGTTGCTCGACGAGATGCAGATCCGCGCCTGCAACGCCTATTCGAAGCTCTCCTATGCCGAACGCCCGACGCTCTTCGTCGAGTTTCACGGGACCGAGGAGACGGTCGCCCTGCAGGCCGCGCAGTTCAGAGAGATCGCGGCCGATTTCGGCGGTGATGAATTCGCCTACACGGCGAATGCGGAAGAGCGGAGCCAGTTGTGGAAGGCCCGCCACAATGCCTATTGGGCAAGCCGGGCGCTGGCGCCGGAGCTTGCAGCACTCTCGACCGATGTCTGCGTGCCGATCTCCAGGCTCGCCGAATGCGTTGCCGCAACGCAGGCCGACATTCGCGAACAGGGGTTTCTCGCGCCGATCGTCGGGCATGCGGGTGACGGCAATTTTCACGTTCTTCTGCTCTTCAACGACAAGGATGCAGCGGATGTGGAAAAGGCGGAAGCCTTCCTGGAGCGGCTGAATGGCCGAGCACTTGCGCTGGACGGAACCTGCACGGGCGAGCATGGGATCGGGCAGGGCAAGATCGGCTATCTGGAGCAGGAACTCGGCTCGGCACTGCCGGCGATGCGCGCCATCAAGGCGAGCCTCGATCCTGACAATATATTCAATCCCGGCAAGATCTTTCGCCAGTGA
- a CDS encoding efflux RND transporter permease subunit — MSSTENASEQSGRSFTALFVRRPVLAAVLNTLLVVAGLAALAGIEIRELPDVDQPVITVSTDYDGASAETMDQEVTRIIEGAVARVSGLKSMSSRSQFGDSRTTLEFSDSVDLAVAANDVRDALGRVRNQLPDDTDEPRIVKADADSQPIMRLAVTSTTLSMEDLTLLVDNEISDRLAAVEGVADVQVYGDQEKVFRIDVNQAALASRGLSIASLATALQDSSLDVPAGSLESQTQDIVVRATANLTTVEDFENVLIGDRVRLRDVATVTLGPDEGSTSLRSNGVQGVGLGIIRQAQSNTLNISAGVHGAVDAMASALPEGTRVIVTSDDAVFIQGALHEVEIALGLSAVIVLVVLFLFLRDWRATLIPALTMPVALIGTLAAIYLVGFSLNILTLLAIVLATGLVVDDAIVVLENIVRRRAEGMGPRAAAVLGTQEVFFAVIATTATLAAVFVPLSFLPGQLGGLFREFGFVLAFAVLLSSATALTLCPMMASRMLSRETKDDRGLLSAFGKRFAGFYARTLRAGLGNPLLVCIFALVFSGAAYVAFTGIQSEITPREDRSLVLMRLSTPQGSSLAYTRDQLQRVEENLQPLRDSGEIQNIFSISGQGSSNSAFMVMTLAPWSERARNQNEIVQDVNAAAAKVPALRGNVFQTNSLRIRGAGSGLQMAVVGSNHETLTAAAIKIVEELSVRPEFQTPRLENEPTQAQISVTIDRERASDLGIDIGAIGTSLQALLEGRSVTDVFVDGNSIPVRLVSSTQPINDPTDLENIFLTTSDGRVVPMSTIASLEEKAVSPTLNREQQLASVSFSAGLGDGVALGDAVEMVTQIVQPLLPPGARLIPLAEAATLEENSYGMALTFGFAIAIIFLVLSAQFESVISSLIIMATVPLGLACAVFALIVTGSTLNVYSQIGLVLLVGVMAKNGILIVEFANQLRDRGLSVREAIETACTIRLRPVMMTMIATVLGGVPLVLAQGAGAEARIALGWVIVGGLGFATLVTLYITPVAYLLLAGFSKPHAQEEARLKTELEDATLKIANDAGAPPRIAAE; from the coding sequence ATGAGTTCGACAGAGAACGCTTCCGAACAGTCCGGGCGCAGCTTCACCGCGCTCTTCGTCCGCCGGCCGGTGCTCGCGGCGGTTCTTAACACCCTGCTCGTCGTGGCGGGTCTCGCGGCCCTGGCCGGCATCGAAATTCGCGAATTGCCCGATGTCGACCAGCCGGTGATCACGGTCAGCACTGATTATGACGGCGCTTCGGCCGAAACCATGGATCAGGAGGTGACGCGCATCATCGAGGGCGCCGTCGCCCGGGTGAGTGGTCTGAAGTCGATGTCCTCGCGCTCCCAGTTCGGGGACAGCCGGACGACGCTCGAATTCAGCGATAGTGTCGACCTGGCCGTCGCTGCAAACGATGTGCGCGATGCGCTGGGCCGGGTGCGTAACCAGTTGCCCGACGATACGGATGAACCACGCATCGTGAAGGCGGATGCGGACTCGCAGCCGATCATGCGGCTTGCCGTGACCTCCACCACGCTCTCCATGGAAGATCTGACGCTTCTGGTCGACAACGAGATCTCCGACCGGCTGGCAGCAGTCGAAGGCGTCGCCGACGTCCAGGTCTATGGCGATCAGGAAAAGGTCTTCCGGATCGACGTCAATCAGGCGGCGCTCGCCAGCCGGGGGCTCAGCATCGCCAGCCTTGCAACGGCGCTGCAGGACTCTTCGCTCGACGTGCCGGCTGGCTCGCTTGAATCGCAGACACAAGACATCGTCGTGCGGGCGACCGCCAATCTGACCACGGTCGAGGATTTCGAGAACGTCCTGATCGGCGATCGCGTCCGGCTGCGCGATGTGGCAACGGTGACACTCGGGCCTGACGAAGGCTCGACCTCGCTGCGTTCCAATGGCGTCCAGGGCGTCGGCCTCGGCATCATCCGCCAGGCGCAGTCCAACACCTTGAACATTTCGGCAGGCGTTCATGGCGCCGTGGATGCCATGGCGAGCGCCCTGCCTGAGGGGACGCGTGTCATCGTCACCAGCGACGACGCGGTCTTCATTCAGGGGGCTTTGCATGAGGTCGAGATCGCGCTCGGGCTCTCGGCCGTCATCGTGCTCGTGGTCCTCTTCCTCTTCCTGCGCGACTGGAGAGCGACCCTGATCCCGGCGCTCACCATGCCGGTCGCCTTGATCGGGACGCTGGCGGCGATCTATCTCGTCGGCTTTTCGCTCAACATCCTGACCCTGCTTGCCATCGTTCTCGCCACGGGTCTCGTGGTGGACGACGCAATTGTCGTGCTCGAAAATATCGTCCGTCGTCGGGCGGAGGGGATGGGGCCGCGCGCCGCGGCGGTGCTCGGGACGCAGGAAGTGTTCTTTGCCGTCATTGCGACCACGGCGACGCTCGCTGCGGTCTTTGTGCCCCTGTCATTCCTGCCGGGCCAGCTCGGCGGCCTGTTCCGCGAATTCGGTTTCGTGCTCGCCTTCGCGGTGCTGCTTTCTTCGGCCACTGCCCTGACGCTGTGCCCGATGATGGCATCGCGCATGCTGTCACGCGAAACCAAGGACGACCGCGGCTTGCTGAGTGCATTCGGCAAGCGCTTCGCCGGCTTCTATGCACGGACACTGCGGGCCGGGCTCGGTAATCCTCTGCTGGTCTGCATCTTCGCCCTGGTGTTTTCGGGGGCGGCCTATGTTGCCTTTACGGGGATCCAGAGCGAGATCACACCCCGCGAGGACCGCTCGCTGGTTCTGATGCGGCTTTCGACACCGCAAGGGTCGAGCCTCGCCTATACCCGCGACCAGTTGCAAAGGGTCGAGGAAAACCTGCAGCCACTGAGAGACAGTGGCGAGATCCAGAACATCTTCTCGATTTCCGGTCAGGGCTCGTCGAACAGCGCCTTCATGGTGATGACGCTCGCGCCGTGGTCGGAGCGTGCGCGCAACCAGAACGAGATCGTTCAGGACGTGAATGCGGCGGCCGCCAAGGTGCCGGCGCTTCGCGGCAACGTGTTCCAGACCAACAGTCTGCGTATTCGTGGCGCTGGCAGTGGACTGCAGATGGCGGTGGTCGGCTCGAACCATGAGACGCTCACGGCCGCGGCGATCAAGATCGTCGAGGAACTGAGTGTCCGCCCCGAGTTCCAGACACCGCGTCTCGAAAACGAGCCGACCCAGGCGCAGATCTCGGTGACGATCGACCGGGAACGCGCATCCGATCTCGGCATCGATATCGGCGCCATCGGCACCTCGTTGCAAGCCCTGCTCGAAGGGCGGTCGGTCACGGACGTCTTCGTTGACGGTAACTCGATCCCGGTTCGACTGGTGTCGAGCACCCAGCCGATCAACGATCCGACGGATCTGGAGAACATCTTCCTCACGACATCAGATGGCCGTGTGGTGCCGATGTCGACCATTGCATCGCTGGAAGAGAAGGCCGTCTCGCCAACCCTGAACCGCGAGCAACAGCTTGCCTCGGTTTCCTTCTCGGCCGGGCTTGGGGATGGTGTCGCTCTTGGAGATGCCGTCGAGATGGTGACGCAGATCGTTCAGCCGCTCCTGCCGCCTGGTGCAAGGCTCATTCCGCTTGCGGAGGCTGCGACGCTGGAAGAGAACAGCTATGGCATGGCGCTCACCTTCGGCTTCGCCATCGCGATCATCTTCCTGGTGCTCTCCGCGCAGTTCGAAAGTGTGATCTCCTCGCTGATCATCATGGCGACGGTGCCACTCGGTCTGGCCTGTGCCGTGTTCGCGCTGATCGTGACGGGGTCGACGCTCAACGTCTACAGCCAGATCGGTCTCGTGCTGCTCGTCGGCGTGATGGCGAAGAACGGCATTCTCATTGTTGAATTCGCCAACCAGCTCCGTGACCGGGGGCTCTCCGTGCGGGAGGCGATCGAGACGGCCTGCACGATCAGATTGCGTCCGGTCATGATGACGATGATCGCGACTGTGCTCGGCGGGGTGCCGCTGGTGCTGGCGCAAGGTGCAGGTGCCGAAGCGCGTATTGCGCTCGGCTGGGTGATTGTCGGCGGTCTCGGCTTCGCGACGCTGGTCACGCTCTACATCACCCCCGTTGCCTACCTGTTGCTCGCAGGCTTCTCCAAGCCACATGCCCAGGAAGAGGCGCGCCTGAAGACGGAGCTGGAGGATGCCACGCTCAAGATCGCCAATGATGCCGGTGCTCCTCCGCGAATTGCAGCGGAGTGA
- a CDS encoding efflux RND transporter periplasmic adaptor subunit — protein sequence MPIWKQLAISLAVLFAGLCALVYFSPGAGRTLVSMGVPASAVALLSSGPEGEGQGRRQAQSGGQGQGAGQGQGQGQGGGQAQGNRRGGGNQAILVATQPVTMGVVNDRLSAIGDGEAIEAVTVMPQASGTLAEILVSSGQKVTKGDVIARLDREEQVILRDQSAVALRSAKEKAESYRNLQSFSRLDVLDAQIAEEQAQLQLTTAELNLKRRDIVAPIDGVIGIVGVNVGDNVTNTTAIVSLDNRSQLLVDFWAPERFVAAVRPGMPVEARSVSRPGQAFNGVVEAVDSRVDQASRTIRIRAKIDNPDDVLRAGMSFAVSMRFPGDRYAAVNPLAVQWDGEGSFVWQIVDNKSVKTRVTIVQRNSDQILVEASLKEGDVVAVEGLQRVREGGAIEIVGQAKAGSGEVAVR from the coding sequence ATGCCGATTTGGAAGCAACTCGCCATCAGTCTTGCCGTTCTCTTCGCGGGTCTCTGTGCCCTGGTCTATTTTTCACCCGGAGCAGGGCGAACGCTCGTTTCCATGGGCGTGCCGGCATCGGCGGTCGCGCTGTTGTCCAGCGGGCCTGAGGGTGAAGGACAGGGCAGGCGGCAGGCGCAGTCCGGCGGCCAGGGACAAGGTGCAGGACAAGGGCAAGGACAAGGGCAAGGCGGCGGTCAGGCTCAGGGCAACCGTCGTGGCGGTGGCAACCAGGCCATTCTTGTGGCCACGCAGCCGGTGACCATGGGCGTGGTGAACGACCGGTTGAGCGCGATCGGCGACGGAGAGGCCATCGAGGCCGTGACCGTTATGCCGCAGGCCTCCGGGACCCTTGCGGAAATCCTGGTCTCGTCCGGCCAGAAGGTGACGAAGGGCGACGTGATCGCCCGGCTGGATCGGGAAGAACAGGTTATCTTGCGCGATCAGTCGGCCGTGGCGCTGCGCAGCGCCAAGGAAAAAGCCGAATCCTACCGGAACCTGCAGAGCTTCTCGCGACTCGATGTCCTGGATGCACAGATTGCTGAGGAGCAGGCACAGCTGCAGCTCACCACGGCCGAACTCAACCTGAAGCGCCGCGACATCGTGGCACCGATCGACGGCGTGATCGGGATCGTCGGCGTCAATGTCGGCGACAATGTAACGAACACGACCGCCATCGTTTCCCTCGACAATCGCAGCCAGCTTCTGGTCGATTTCTGGGCTCCCGAGCGTTTCGTGGCAGCTGTCCGACCGGGCATGCCGGTCGAGGCAAGGTCCGTCTCGCGCCCGGGACAGGCCTTCAACGGCGTCGTCGAGGCCGTCGACAGCCGTGTGGATCAGGCAAGTCGCACGATCCGAATTCGTGCGAAGATCGACAATCCGGACGATGTCCTGCGCGCCGGCATGTCGTTTGCCGTATCGATGCGTTTCCCCGGTGATCGATATGCGGCGGTCAATCCGCTCGCGGTCCAGTGGGACGGCGAGGGATCCTTCGTCTGGCAGATTGTCGATAACAAGTCCGTGAAGACGCGTGTGACGATCGTTCAGCGCAATTCGGACCAGATCCTGGTCGAGGCGTCGTTGAAGGAAGGGGATGTCGTGGCGGTCGAAGGCCTGCAGCGTGTGCGTGAGGGTGGGGCGATCGAGATTGTTGGACAAGCCAAGGCCGGTTCCGGGGAGGTTGCCGTACGATGA
- a CDS encoding ATP-dependent helicase: MSNGFDDIPFFDEEPAPRKPAASLTPAAGAGAPSGGGLGIAARAMAARNQARAPDYLSGLNPEQREAVETVDGPVLVLAGAGTGKTRVLTTRIAHILATNHAYPSQILAVTFTNKAAREMKERVGHLVGGAVEGMPWMGTFHSIGVKLLRRHAELVGLSSAFTILDTDDVVRLIKQIIQAEGLDDKRWPAKQFAQMIDGWKNKGLDPAQIPEGDARAFANGKGRELYAAYQARLKTLNACDFGDLLLHPIRMFKANPDVLKEYHQRFKYVLVDEYQDTNTAQYMWLRLLAQRPPGVPQNVCCVGDDDQSIYGWRGAEVDNILRFEKDFPGAKVIKLERNYRSTEHILGAAGFLIAHNEGRLGKTLFTDRVDPNDDKVVVHAAWDSEEEARAVGEEIEQLQRNQHPLNNMAILVRASFQMREFEDRFVTLGLNYRVIGGPRFYERLEIRDAMAYFRLVCQPADDLAFERIVNTPKRGLGDTTIRNLHDYARARDIPMLAAATDIIETDELKPKARKALFDVVTDFRRWQSLLETTPHTELAEQILDESGYTAMWQNDKSAEAPGRLENLKELIRSMETFESLRGFLEHVSLVMDAETNENLDAVSIMTLHSAKGLEFETVFLPGWEEGLFPHQRALDEGGRSGLEEERRLAYVGITRAKRRCHIWFVSNRRIHGLWQSTLPSRFLEELPPAHVEVAESETSYGGYGRNPYGQSRFDKQEPFQNSYSTPGWKRAQANKTDATRDNWGSRSGHAVERIGYGESGPRAKTIDGELVAKSSATEPSRFSVGDRVFHIKFGNGNIASIDGNKLTIDFDRAGQKRVLDGFVERVA, encoded by the coding sequence ATGAGTAACGGTTTCGACGACATTCCATTCTTCGATGAAGAACCCGCGCCGCGCAAGCCGGCCGCATCTCTGACCCCTGCTGCAGGAGCCGGCGCGCCCTCCGGTGGTGGCCTCGGCATTGCGGCCCGCGCCATGGCCGCCCGGAACCAGGCCCGCGCGCCCGACTATCTCTCCGGCCTCAACCCCGAACAGCGCGAGGCAGTCGAAACCGTCGATGGCCCCGTATTGGTACTGGCCGGTGCGGGTACGGGCAAGACCCGCGTGCTGACCACCCGTATCGCCCATATTCTCGCGACCAATCACGCCTATCCCAGCCAGATTCTCGCGGTGACCTTCACCAACAAGGCCGCGCGCGAGATGAAGGAGCGCGTCGGTCATCTCGTCGGCGGTGCAGTCGAGGGCATGCCGTGGATGGGCACCTTCCACTCCATCGGCGTGAAGCTGCTGCGGCGCCATGCCGAACTGGTTGGCCTCTCCTCCGCCTTCACCATTCTCGATACCGACGACGTCGTGCGCCTCATCAAGCAGATCATCCAGGCCGAAGGGCTGGATGACAAGCGCTGGCCGGCCAAGCAGTTCGCCCAGATGATCGACGGCTGGAAGAACAAGGGTCTCGATCCGGCGCAGATCCCGGAGGGCGATGCCCGCGCCTTCGCCAACGGCAAGGGGCGCGAACTCTATGCCGCCTATCAGGCCCGCCTCAAGACGCTCAATGCCTGTGATTTCGGCGACCTGCTGCTGCATCCGATCCGCATGTTCAAAGCCAATCCGGATGTGCTGAAGGAATACCATCAGCGCTTCAAATATGTCCTCGTCGACGAATACCAGGACACCAACACCGCCCAGTACATGTGGCTGCGTCTGCTTGCCCAGCGTCCGCCGGGCGTGCCGCAGAATGTCTGCTGCGTCGGCGACGACGATCAGTCCATCTATGGCTGGCGCGGCGCGGAGGTGGACAACATCCTGCGCTTCGAGAAGGACTTCCCCGGCGCCAAGGTCATCAAGCTTGAGCGCAACTACCGATCGACGGAACACATCCTCGGTGCGGCCGGCTTCCTGATCGCCCACAATGAGGGCCGCCTCGGCAAGACGCTGTTTACCGACCGTGTGGATCCCAACGACGACAAGGTCGTGGTTCACGCCGCCTGGGATTCGGAAGAGGAAGCCCGGGCCGTCGGCGAGGAGATCGAACAGCTCCAGCGCAATCAGCACCCGCTGAACAACATGGCAATCCTGGTACGCGCCTCCTTCCAGATGCGCGAATTCGAAGACCGCTTCGTCACGCTCGGCCTCAACTACCGCGTCATCGGCGGCCCACGCTTCTACGAGCGCCTCGAAATCCGCGATGCCATGGCTTACTTTCGTCTGGTCTGCCAGCCGGCCGACGATCTCGCTTTCGAGCGCATTGTCAACACGCCCAAGCGTGGCCTCGGCGACACGACGATCCGCAATCTGCACGACTATGCCCGTGCCCGGGACATCCCGATGCTGGCGGCAGCGACCGACATCATCGAAACGGATGAGTTGAAGCCCAAAGCCCGCAAGGCGCTCTTCGACGTCGTGACCGATTTCCGCCGCTGGCAGTCACTGCTCGAAACCACGCCACATACCGAGCTCGCAGAGCAGATCCTAGACGAAAGCGGCTACACGGCGATGTGGCAGAACGACAAGTCTGCCGAAGCGCCGGGACGACTGGAAAACCTGAAGGAACTCATCCGCTCGATGGAGACCTTCGAGAGCCTGCGCGGTTTCCTCGAGCACGTGTCGCTGGTCATGGACGCCGAGACCAACGAGAACCTCGACGCCGTCTCGATCATGACGCTGCATTCGGCCAAGGGTCTGGAATTCGAGACCGTCTTCCTGCCGGGCTGGGAGGAAGGCCTGTTTCCCCATCAGCGCGCGCTGGACGAGGGCGGCCGCTCGGGCCTCGAAGAGGAGCGCCGGCTTGCCTATGTCGGCATCACGCGAGCCAAGCGCCGTTGCCACATCTGGTTCGTCTCCAACCGCCGCATCCATGGGCTGTGGCAATCAACCCTGCCGTCACGCTTCCTTGAAGAATTGCCGCCTGCGCATGTGGAAGTGGCCGAGTCAGAAACTTCCTATGGCGGCTATGGCCGAAATCCTTATGGCCAGTCCCGCTTCGACAAGCAGGAGCCCTTCCAGAACAGCTATTCGACGCCCGGCTGGAAACGCGCCCAGGCCAACAAGACCGATGCCACGCGTGACAACTGGGGCAGCCGCTCCGGCCATGCCGTCGAGCGCATCGGTTACGGTGAGAGCGGCCCGAGGGCGAAGACCATCGACGGCGAACTCGTCGCCAAGTCGTCAGCGACCGAACCCTCGCGTTTTTCAGTCGGCGACCGCGTCTTCCACATCAAGTTCGGCAATGGCAACATCGCGTCGATCGACGGCAACAAGCTGACGATCGATTTCGACCGGGCCGGCCAGAAACGGGTTCTGGACGGGTTTGTCGAGCGAGTAGCTTGA
- a CDS encoding glycosyl transferase family 90 yields the protein MLNRTVARVLYYTQNTVRDAIPRRYFIAKRSGVLNALEKADFAEISSRLGYYNKLSGPFSASSGSHAIEETRRDRSRYYFDFMEAARYFDGDLRVRTMFGDITHVPDLPTIVKSRPIGDTNHNSVLMKLDKFRHFQGVNDPRPFAEKQSRIVWRGSPNNRLRHALLEKFYNHPSFDVGSTGGSAPTDWQKPFLSISDQLRYRYIVSIEGNDVATNLKWIMSSNSLCFSPRPKYETWYMEGRLEAGRHYVEIRDDMADIEEKFHYYETHPEEAKKIIDEAQTYFKSFLDEKTELALSILVLEKYLSLSGQLQAHSISK from the coding sequence ATGCTGAATAGAACTGTTGCGCGAGTTCTTTACTACACCCAAAATACCGTACGAGACGCAATTCCACGCCGCTATTTCATCGCAAAACGTTCTGGCGTCCTGAACGCGCTTGAAAAAGCCGATTTTGCAGAAATTTCGTCGCGCCTTGGTTACTACAACAAGCTGAGCGGACCATTTTCTGCGTCATCTGGTAGTCATGCGATAGAAGAAACACGTCGAGACAGAAGTCGATACTATTTTGACTTCATGGAAGCTGCTCGATACTTCGATGGAGATTTGCGGGTCAGGACGATGTTCGGTGACATTACGCATGTTCCGGACCTTCCCACCATTGTCAAAAGCAGGCCTATCGGAGATACAAACCATAATTCCGTGCTGATGAAACTGGACAAGTTCCGGCATTTCCAAGGCGTGAACGATCCGCGTCCATTTGCGGAAAAACAGTCCAGGATTGTATGGCGAGGATCACCGAACAATAGGCTTCGGCACGCACTCCTCGAGAAGTTCTACAACCACCCTTCATTCGATGTGGGTTCAACGGGAGGCAGCGCTCCTACCGACTGGCAAAAGCCCTTCCTGTCCATTAGCGACCAACTGCGCTACCGCTACATCGTTTCAATCGAAGGAAATGACGTAGCAACCAATCTGAAGTGGATCATGTCAAGCAATTCACTGTGCTTCTCTCCACGACCGAAGTACGAGACATGGTACATGGAGGGGCGCCTGGAAGCAGGTCGACATTATGTCGAGATCCGGGATGACATGGCGGACATTGAGGAGAAGTTTCATTATTACGAAACCCATCCTGAAGAAGCGAAGAAAATCATCGACGAAGCGCAGACTTATTTCAAATCATTCCTGGATGAAAAAACAGAACTCGCTCTCTCCATATTGGTACTTGAAAAATACCTGAGTCTTAGCGGGCAATTGCAAGCGCACAGCATTTCCAAGTAA
- a CDS encoding thymidine kinase → MAKLHFIYATMNAGKSTLLLQAAYNYQERGMRVATLISAFDNRVGKGWIGSRIGLKAEADAFGPQDDLFTAIKADHQKSPLSCVFVDEAQFLTSEQVWQLSRIVDVLDIPVMAYGLRTDFRGELFPGSKVLLAIADELTEARSICHCGRKATMVVRMGEDGTAQRDGAQVLIGGNETYTSLCRRHWQMAFAAEEVTGAA, encoded by the coding sequence TTGGCCAAACTTCATTTCATCTATGCCACCATGAATGCTGGCAAATCGACGCTCCTCCTGCAGGCGGCCTATAACTACCAGGAACGCGGCATGCGGGTTGCCACGTTGATCAGCGCCTTCGACAACCGTGTCGGCAAGGGCTGGATCGGCTCGCGGATCGGTCTCAAGGCGGAAGCGGATGCTTTCGGCCCGCAGGACGACCTTTTCACTGCCATCAAGGCAGATCATCAGAAATCGCCGCTCTCCTGCGTCTTCGTCGACGAGGCACAGTTCCTGACCTCCGAGCAGGTCTGGCAGCTTTCACGGATTGTCGACGTGCTCGATATTCCCGTCATGGCCTATGGCCTGAGGACGGATTTTCGCGGTGAGCTTTTTCCGGGTTCCAAGGTCCTGCTGGCAATTGCAGACGAGCTGACCGAGGCTCGATCGATTTGCCATTGCGGTCGCAAGGCGACCATGGTCGTGCGCATGGGTGAGGATGGCACGGCGCAGCGGGACGGCGCACAGGTCCTGATCGGCGGCAACGAGACCTACACGTCGCTCTGCCGACGCCACTGGCAGATGGCGTTTGCGGCGGAAGAGGTCACTGGCGCCGCGTGA
- a CDS encoding DUF6074 family protein, whose translation MSSQAMNGPTTPTIAFFPLANRRDLVRRSAIELDRLNGYAATEFWKMTCRGLGNELLELGCPEDEMRAEIMDFQAAVQIELMWLHREEAAQG comes from the coding sequence ATGAGTAGCCAAGCCATGAATGGCCCGACCACCCCAACCATCGCCTTCTTTCCGCTTGCGAACCGTAGGGATCTGGTGCGCCGTTCCGCGATCGAGCTTGATCGGCTGAATGGCTATGCCGCGACGGAATTCTGGAAGATGACCTGCCGGGGTCTCGGGAATGAACTCCTCGAGCTCGGCTGCCCGGAAGACGAGATGCGGGCGGAAATCATGGACTTTCAGGCGGCAGTCCAGATCGAATTGATGTGGCTGCACCGAGAGGAAGCTGCCCAGGGCTGA